In one Phycisphaerae bacterium genomic region, the following are encoded:
- a CDS encoding sugar phosphate isomerase/epimerase, with product MNRRTFIQRSMGTAAAASLAGMSSFSFAQAKDATPSKGIRLGGPVFAKTHDPEELALAHVKLGYRAAYCPGVDLKDTARVEAIAKAFTKHNVVIAEVGRWCNLLDADEKKQADHLRTVTEGLALAEAIGARCCVDIAGSYNQDSWFGPHPDNLSQKFFDATVENARKIIDAVKPKRARFCFEMMGWAIPDSPDSYLRLLKAVDRPAFGVHLDPCNLVNSPERFYRNTDLLNECFDKLGPQIISCHAKDLVWDIEMNVHFREVPAGKGKLDFDTYLRRLAGLKQSPPLMIEHCANEQEYDQARTFILARAPKSGVELVK from the coding sequence ATGAACAGGCGCACCTTCATCCAACGGTCTATGGGTACCGCGGCGGCTGCCAGCCTGGCGGGCATGTCGTCCTTCTCCTTCGCCCAGGCGAAGGACGCCACACCATCCAAGGGTATTCGCCTGGGCGGGCCGGTCTTCGCCAAGACCCACGATCCTGAGGAGCTGGCTTTGGCTCATGTCAAGCTCGGCTACCGGGCGGCGTATTGTCCGGGCGTCGATCTGAAGGATACCGCCCGGGTCGAGGCCATCGCCAAGGCGTTCACCAAGCACAACGTGGTCATCGCCGAGGTCGGCCGGTGGTGTAATCTGCTGGACGCGGACGAGAAGAAGCAGGCCGACCATCTGCGGACAGTGACCGAGGGGCTGGCCCTGGCCGAGGCGATCGGGGCGCGCTGCTGCGTGGATATTGCCGGGTCATACAACCAGGATTCCTGGTTCGGGCCGCATCCCGACAATCTCAGCCAGAAGTTCTTCGACGCCACCGTCGAGAATGCTCGCAAGATCATCGACGCGGTCAAGCCGAAGCGAGCCAGGTTCTGCTTCGAGATGATGGGCTGGGCGATCCCGGACTCCCCGGATTCGTACCTCAGGCTCCTCAAGGCGGTCGATCGCCCGGCCTTCGGCGTGCATCTCGACCCGTGTAATCTGGTCAACTCGCCGGAGCGCTTCTACCGCAACACCGACCTGCTCAACGAGTGTTTCGACAAGCTCGGCCCGCAGATCATCAGTTGCCACGCCAAGGACCTCGTCTGGGACATCGAGATGAACGTCCATTTCCGCGAAGTCCCGGCCGGCAAGGGCAAGCTCGATTTCGACACCTACCTGCGCCGCCTGGCGGGCCTGAAGCAGTCGCCGCCCTTGATGATCGAGCATTGTGCCAACGAGCAGGAGTACGACCAGGCGCGGACCTTCATTCTGGCTCGGGCCCCGAAGTCCGGTGTCGAGTTGGTCAAGTAG